From Streptomyces sp. Edi4, one genomic window encodes:
- a CDS encoding amino acid transporter has translation MATPAPASRLRAWMLEGLTDLPRQQSAPDTEHPGRPWWRVMCLTGLDYFSTLGYQPGIAALAAGLLSPLATIVLVLLTLFGALPVYRRVAEESPHGEGSIAMLERLLSFWKGKLFVLTLLGFAATDFLITITLSAADATAHLVENPHLTGVLSGHQVLITLILIALLGAVFLKGFSEAIGVAVVLVFSYLALNVVVIADGIVEVVSQPHVVTDWSHALTAEHSNPFMMLAIALVVFPKLALGMSGFETGVAVMPHVQGEEGDAPDRPAGRIRGTKKLLTTAAVIMSVFLITSSFITTLLIPADEFKPGGAANGRALAYLAHQHLGTAFGTVYDISTILILWFAGSSAMAGLLNLMPRYLPRYGMAPHWARALRPMVIVFTLIAFLVTWLFDADVDKQGGAYATGVLVLITSAAVAVTIAARRAGQRGWTIGFGVIAAVLVYTTAVNVAERPDGVKIGACFIAGIMALSLLSRLARVFELRVTDVELDEEARRLVHDASQGTIRFIANEPDSRDEAEYRDKVEQIRADNDIPPGDDVLFVEVTVLDASEFESGLRVRGEVLHGRYRVLTLESSSIPNALAALLLHVRDETGQRPHIYFEWTEGNPMANFLRFFLFGQGEVAPVTREVIREAEPDRARRPHVHAG, from the coding sequence ATGGCCACTCCGGCCCCCGCCTCGCGCCTGCGCGCGTGGATGCTGGAAGGCTTGACCGACCTCCCCAGGCAGCAGTCCGCGCCGGACACCGAGCACCCGGGGCGGCCCTGGTGGCGCGTCATGTGCCTGACCGGTCTCGACTACTTCTCCACCCTGGGCTACCAGCCGGGCATCGCGGCGCTCGCCGCCGGACTGCTCTCGCCGCTGGCGACGATCGTCCTGGTGCTCCTCACGCTGTTCGGCGCGCTGCCGGTGTACCGGCGGGTGGCCGAGGAGAGCCCGCACGGCGAGGGTTCGATCGCGATGCTGGAGCGGCTTCTGTCGTTCTGGAAGGGCAAGCTGTTCGTGCTGACCCTGCTCGGGTTCGCGGCGACCGACTTCCTCATCACCATCACCCTCTCGGCCGCCGACGCCACCGCGCACCTGGTGGAGAACCCGCACCTCACCGGTGTCCTCAGCGGCCACCAGGTCCTGATCACGCTCATCCTCATCGCGCTGCTCGGAGCGGTCTTCCTCAAGGGGTTCAGCGAGGCCATCGGGGTCGCCGTCGTCCTCGTCTTCTCCTACCTCGCGCTCAATGTCGTCGTCATCGCGGACGGCATCGTCGAGGTGGTGTCGCAGCCCCACGTCGTCACCGACTGGTCGCACGCGCTGACCGCCGAGCACAGCAACCCGTTCATGATGCTCGCCATCGCGCTCGTCGTCTTCCCCAAGCTCGCGCTCGGCATGTCCGGTTTCGAGACGGGCGTCGCGGTCATGCCGCACGTCCAGGGCGAGGAGGGCGACGCGCCGGACCGGCCGGCCGGACGGATCCGGGGCACGAAGAAGCTCCTGACGACCGCCGCCGTGATCATGAGCGTCTTCCTGATCACCAGCAGCTTCATCACGACCCTGCTGATCCCGGCCGACGAGTTCAAGCCGGGCGGCGCGGCCAACGGGCGCGCCCTGGCCTACCTCGCCCACCAACACCTCGGCACCGCCTTCGGCACGGTCTACGACATCTCCACGATCCTGATCCTGTGGTTCGCGGGCTCCTCGGCCATGGCAGGGCTGCTGAACCTGATGCCGCGCTATCTGCCCCGGTACGGCATGGCCCCGCACTGGGCGCGCGCCCTGCGCCCGATGGTCATCGTGTTCACTCTGATCGCGTTCCTGGTGACCTGGCTGTTCGACGCCGACGTGGACAAGCAGGGCGGCGCGTACGCCACGGGTGTGCTCGTCCTGATCACCTCGGCGGCCGTCGCCGTGACCATCGCGGCGCGCCGGGCCGGCCAGCGCGGCTGGACCATCGGCTTCGGCGTCATCGCGGCCGTGCTCGTCTACACCACCGCTGTCAACGTGGCGGAGCGGCCGGACGGTGTGAAGATCGGTGCCTGCTTCATCGCCGGGATCATGGCCCTTTCCCTCCTGTCGCGCCTGGCCCGCGTCTTCGAACTGCGCGTCACCGACGTGGAGTTGGACGAGGAGGCCCGGCGCCTGGTCCATGACGCCTCGCAGGGCACGATCCGTTTCATCGCCAACGAGCCCGACAGCCGGGACGAAGCCGAGTACCGGGACAAGGTCGAGCAGATCCGCGCCGACAACGACATCCCGCCCGGCGACGACGTCCTGTTCGTCGAGGTCACCGTCCTGGACGCGTCGGAGTTCGAATCCGGCCTGCGGGTGCGCGGCGAGGTGCTGCACGGCCGCTACCGCGTCCTGACCCTGGAGAGCTCCAGCATCCCCAACGCGCTCGCCGCCCTCCTGCTGCACGTACGGGACGAGACGGGCCAGCGGCCCCACATCTACTTCGAGTGGACCGAGGGCAACCCGATGGCCAACTTCCTGCGCTTCTTCCTCTTCGGCCAGGGCGAGGTCGCACCCGTCACCCGCGAGGTCATCCGCGAGGCCGAACCCGACCGCGCCCGCCGCCCGCACGTCCACGCCGGCTGA
- the lysA gene encoding diaminopimelate decarboxylase: protein MTIAVLPAAPAAADDLSIWPASTAPLPHGALSVGGVALTAIAERFDTPVYVLDEGEVRGRCRAYRDAFPDADVLYAAKAFLSRAMVRWVREEGLGLDVCSAGELELAVAEGFPADRVVLHGNAKSPHDMAAALRLGVGRIVIDSPGEIARIAAAVGPSGSQKVLVRVVPGVAAGGHEKIRTGTEDQKFGLSLTDGSASRAIARILGRPELALVGLHCHIGSQITEVKPYLTAVRRMVGLMARVRDAHGVVLPELDMGGGHGIAYRPGEPALDLAELARALRAELVESCAAAGLTVPRLAIEPGRAVAGPAGVALYRVLALKRTAGRVFVAVDGGMSDNPRPALYGARYAPRLVGRRSTAGPAVATVVGRHCEAGDILAADVPLPGDLRPGDLLAVPVAGAYQFAMASGYNLVGRPPVVAVGGGAARLLVRRETPADFRARDVGA, encoded by the coding sequence ATGACCATCGCCGTTCTTCCCGCGGCCCCCGCCGCCGCGGACGATCTGTCCATCTGGCCGGCCTCCACGGCCCCGTTGCCGCACGGCGCCCTCTCGGTCGGTGGCGTGGCGCTGACCGCGATCGCGGAGCGTTTCGACACCCCGGTCTACGTCCTGGACGAGGGCGAGGTACGCGGCCGCTGCCGCGCCTACCGGGACGCCTTCCCCGACGCCGACGTCCTGTACGCCGCGAAGGCGTTCCTGTCCCGGGCCATGGTCCGCTGGGTGAGGGAGGAGGGCCTGGGGCTCGACGTGTGCTCGGCGGGCGAGCTCGAACTCGCCGTCGCCGAGGGCTTCCCCGCGGACCGCGTCGTCCTGCACGGCAACGCGAAGTCACCGCACGACATGGCGGCCGCGCTGCGGCTCGGGGTGGGCCGGATCGTCATCGACAGCCCCGGCGAGATCGCCCGGATCGCGGCCGCCGTGGGGCCAAGCGGCTCCCAGAAGGTGCTGGTGCGGGTGGTGCCGGGTGTCGCGGCCGGCGGTCACGAGAAGATCCGTACGGGTACGGAGGACCAGAAGTTCGGCCTGTCCCTCACCGACGGCTCCGCCTCGCGCGCCATCGCCCGGATCCTCGGCAGGCCCGAGCTCGCACTCGTCGGTCTGCACTGCCACATCGGCTCCCAGATCACGGAGGTGAAGCCGTATCTGACGGCGGTGCGCCGCATGGTGGGCCTGATGGCCCGGGTCCGCGACGCCCACGGCGTGGTCCTGCCCGAACTGGACATGGGCGGCGGCCACGGCATCGCCTACCGGCCGGGAGAGCCCGCGCTCGACCTCGCGGAGCTGGCTCGCGCGCTGCGCGCCGAGCTCGTGGAGAGCTGCGCGGCGGCGGGCCTGACCGTGCCCCGGCTCGCCATCGAGCCGGGCCGCGCGGTCGCCGGTCCCGCGGGGGTCGCGCTCTACCGGGTCCTCGCCCTGAAGCGCACGGCGGGCCGGGTGTTCGTCGCCGTCGACGGCGGCATGAGCGACAACCCGAGGCCCGCCCTGTACGGGGCGCGCTACGCGCCGCGCCTGGTCGGCCGGCGCTCCACCGCCGGGCCCGCTGTGGCCACGGTGGTCGGCCGCCACTGCGAGGCGGGGGACATCCTCGCCGCCGACGTCCCTCTCCCCGGCGACCTGCGCCCGGGCGACCTGCTCGCCGTACCGGTGGCGGGGGCCTACCAGTTCGCGATGGCCTCCGGTTACAACCTGGTCGGCCGTCCGCCCGTCGTCGCGGTCGGCGGCGGGGCGGCGCGGCTGCTCGTCCGCCGGGAGACGCCGGCCGACTTCCGCGCCCGCGACGTCGGCGCTTAG
- a CDS encoding universal stress protein — MNRQVPCARRYMGLWDHEGARAEEWVRRRVVTGTCGSLGSLTALHRAAAEARVRDAELWVVLAWRAPLGPESRACGGGLPLLVGCRDAAVERLREVLGTAFGEGPPDVTLAGLAVRATPGAALVDTVRGPDDLLVVGTGSRAPLTRALRPSVSRYCLAHAPCPVLAVPPSPLQADLDAMHRRIAWRRPLDAGDLTR, encoded by the coding sequence GTGAACCGCCAAGTGCCGTGCGCGCGCCGTTACATGGGCCTGTGGGACCACGAAGGCGCGAGGGCGGAGGAATGGGTGCGAAGACGAGTGGTGACGGGTACGTGCGGCTCCCTCGGAAGTCTGACGGCGCTGCACCGGGCGGCCGCCGAGGCACGGGTGCGGGACGCGGAACTGTGGGTCGTCCTGGCCTGGCGGGCGCCGCTCGGCCCGGAGTCGAGGGCGTGCGGCGGCGGCCTGCCCCTGCTGGTGGGCTGCCGTGACGCGGCGGTCGAACGGCTGCGGGAGGTCCTTGGCACCGCCTTCGGCGAAGGGCCGCCGGACGTGACCCTTGCGGGGCTCGCGGTCCGGGCCACACCGGGCGCGGCCCTCGTGGACACCGTGCGCGGCCCCGACGATCTTCTCGTCGTCGGCACGGGTTCCCGCGCGCCCCTGACGCGCGCGTTGCGCCCCTCGGTGTCGCGCTACTGCCTGGCCCACGCCCCCTGCCCGGTCCTCGCCGTCCCGCCGAGCCCGCTCCAGGCCGACCTGGACGCGATGCACCGCCGCATCGCGTGGCGGCGGCCGCTGGACGCCGGGGACCTGACCCGGTGA
- a CDS encoding DUF1360 domain-containing protein yields MRPLKVLRSHGGHLGAVMGFAGYAAGWTALHRRSGRPLPEPDPWDLLLTAAATFRLSRLIGKATVTRPLRAPFTRVDGDGAPAELNETPREESGRHTVGELLSCPFCLSVWIVATFTGARTVWPEATRTATGALTALAVSDVLQLGYTALTEHAEH; encoded by the coding sequence ATGAGGCCACTAAAGGTTTTGCGGTCCCACGGCGGTCACCTGGGCGCGGTGATGGGTTTCGCGGGGTACGCGGCCGGATGGACCGCCTTGCATCGCCGCAGCGGCCGCCCCCTGCCCGAGCCGGACCCTTGGGATCTTCTGCTGACGGCCGCCGCCACGTTCCGGCTCAGTCGCCTCATCGGCAAGGCCACGGTGACCCGCCCGCTGCGCGCCCCGTTCACCCGTGTGGACGGTGACGGCGCGCCCGCCGAGCTCAACGAGACCCCGCGTGAGGAGTCCGGTCGCCACACCGTGGGGGAATTGCTCAGCTGTCCGTTCTGCCTGAGCGTATGGATCGTCGCCACGTTCACCGGCGCCAGGACGGTCTGGCCCGAGGCCACCCGCACGGCGACAGGTGCGCTGACCGCGCTGGCCGTGTCGGACGTTCTCCAGCTCGGCTACACGGCGCTGACCGAGCACGCCGAACACTGA
- the ctaD gene encoding cytochrome c oxidase subunit I, with the protein MVLSAEPVAPVPASKRSRGQVVVSWLTTTDHKKIGHLYLIASFGFFVIGGVLALLLRAELARPGLQIMSTEQYNQVFTLHGTIMLLFFATPTFAGFANAIMPLQIGAPDVAFPRLNMLAFWLFLFGGLIVLGSLFTTEGTADFGWTAYTPLSGGTRTPYVGGDMWIMGLALSGFGTILGSVNFVTTIVCMRMPGLTMFRMPIFTWNILLTSVLVLFAFPVLAAALLVLEADRRFGAQVFNPENGGAILWQHLFWFFGHPEVYIIALPFFGIITEIIPVFARKPIFGYAGLIGATISIAGLSVTVWAHHMFATGAVLLPFFSFMTFLIAVPTGVKFFNWIGTMWSGSLSFETPMLWSIGFLVTFLFGGLTGVILASPPLDFHVTDSYFVVAHFHYVVFGTVVFATFAGFYFWWPKFTGKLLDERLGKIHFWTLFVGFHATFLVQHWLGAEGMPRRYADYLAADGFTALNTISSIGAFLLGASTLPFFYNVWKTAKYAPRVTLDDPWGFGRSLEWATSCPPPRHNFVTLPRVRSESPAFDLHHPAIAALDAANNHRRDIVDDDEAVTSRGLNSGPGQDQDK; encoded by the coding sequence ATGGTGTTGTCCGCGGAACCTGTCGCGCCTGTCCCCGCGTCGAAGCGGTCGCGGGGACAAGTCGTGGTCTCCTGGCTGACCACGACGGATCACAAGAAGATCGGTCATCTGTATCTGATCGCGTCGTTCGGGTTCTTCGTCATCGGTGGCGTATTGGCCCTGTTGCTGCGGGCGGAACTGGCCAGGCCCGGCTTGCAGATCATGTCCACCGAGCAGTACAACCAGGTCTTCACGCTGCACGGCACGATCATGCTGCTGTTCTTCGCGACCCCGACGTTCGCCGGCTTCGCCAACGCGATCATGCCGTTGCAGATCGGCGCACCCGATGTGGCGTTTCCGCGACTGAACATGCTCGCGTTCTGGCTGTTCCTCTTCGGCGGACTGATCGTGCTGGGCAGCCTGTTCACGACCGAGGGAACGGCCGATTTCGGCTGGACGGCCTACACGCCGCTCAGCGGCGGCACCCGCACGCCGTATGTCGGCGGCGATATGTGGATCATGGGGTTGGCGCTGTCCGGGTTCGGAACGATCCTCGGCTCGGTCAACTTCGTGACCACGATCGTCTGCATGCGCATGCCCGGCCTGACCATGTTCCGGATGCCGATCTTCACCTGGAACATCCTGCTGACATCGGTACTGGTGCTGTTCGCCTTCCCGGTCCTCGCGGCGGCGCTGCTGGTCCTGGAAGCCGACCGGCGCTTCGGCGCCCAGGTGTTCAACCCGGAGAACGGCGGGGCCATCCTGTGGCAGCACCTGTTCTGGTTCTTCGGGCACCCCGAGGTCTACATCATCGCCTTGCCGTTCTTCGGGATCATCACGGAGATCATCCCGGTGTTCGCGCGCAAGCCGATCTTCGGCTATGCCGGTCTGATCGGCGCCACGATCTCCATCGCCGGCCTCTCCGTGACCGTATGGGCCCACCACATGTTCGCCACCGGGGCGGTGCTGCTGCCGTTCTTCTCCTTCATGACGTTCCTGATCGCGGTGCCGACCGGGGTGAAGTTCTTCAACTGGATCGGCACGATGTGGAGCGGTTCGCTGTCCTTCGAGACCCCGATGCTCTGGTCGATCGGCTTCCTCGTCACCTTCCTGTTCGGCGGCCTCACCGGAGTCATCCTGGCCTCACCGCCCTTGGACTTCCATGTCACCGACTCCTACTTCGTCGTCGCGCACTTCCACTACGTGGTCTTCGGAACGGTCGTGTTCGCCACGTTCGCGGGGTTCTACTTCTGGTGGCCGAAGTTCACCGGCAAGCTGCTCGACGAACGCCTCGGGAAGATCCACTTCTGGACGCTGTTCGTCGGGTTCCACGCCACGTTCCTCGTCCAGCACTGGCTGGGCGCCGAAGGCATGCCGCGCCGGTACGCCGACTACCTCGCCGCCGACGGATTCACCGCCCTCAACACCATCTCCTCCATCGGCGCCTTCCTCCTCGGCGCTTCCACCCTGCCGTTCTTCTACAACGTATGGAAGACGGCCAAGTACGCGCCCCGCGTCACGCTCGACGATCCCTGGGGCTTCGGGCGCTCCCTGGAATGGGCCACCTCCTGCCCGCCTCCCCGGCACAACTTCGTGACACTGCCCCGCGTACGCTCCGAATCACCCGCCTTCGACCTCCACCACCCGGCGATCGCGGCACTGGACGCGGCGAACAACCACAGGCGCGACATCGTCGACGACGACGAGGCGGTCACCTCCCGGGGACTCAACTCCGGGCCCGGCCAGGACCAGGACAAGTAG
- a CDS encoding UbiA family prenyltransferase gives MTLHPLGALAPAARHVPVLLRACHLEPTIAVTVFGTALAAVAGRGTTGSAAVAAAVLTGQLSVGWCNDALDARRDTACGRRDKPVATGEVPPRTVAVAAGTALALCVPLSLLSGGAAGAAHLTGVAAGWSYNLVLKRTVLSPLTYAVGFASLPAFVTLGLRPSLWPAWWAVTAGALLGVAAHVVNVLPDIEDDLAAGVRGLPQRLGRRACRWLAPATMMVAIGVLIAGPPGAPRCRDWSLGAASAAVTLAGAALPLGRRSRWPFRAAIVGSGMAVALLLLRGADMA, from the coding sequence GTGACTCTCCACCCGCTCGGTGCCCTCGCCCCCGCGGCGCGTCATGTCCCCGTACTGCTGCGTGCCTGCCACCTGGAACCGACGATCGCCGTGACGGTGTTCGGGACCGCGCTCGCCGCGGTGGCGGGCCGAGGGACGACGGGTTCTGCGGCCGTGGCCGCCGCCGTACTCACCGGACAGCTGTCGGTGGGCTGGTGCAACGACGCGCTCGACGCACGCCGGGACACGGCCTGCGGGCGCCGTGACAAACCCGTGGCCACGGGCGAGGTCCCGCCCCGGACGGTGGCCGTGGCGGCCGGGACCGCTCTCGCCCTGTGCGTGCCGCTGTCCCTGCTGAGCGGCGGCGCGGCGGGGGCGGCGCACCTGACGGGCGTGGCCGCGGGCTGGTCCTACAACCTGGTGCTGAAACGCACCGTGCTCTCGCCGCTGACCTACGCCGTCGGCTTCGCCTCCCTGCCGGCGTTCGTCACCCTCGGCCTGCGCCCGTCGCTGTGGCCCGCGTGGTGGGCCGTGACGGCGGGGGCGCTTCTGGGCGTCGCGGCGCACGTGGTCAATGTGCTGCCCGACATCGAGGACGACCTCGCGGCGGGGGTGCGCGGGCTGCCCCAACGACTGGGCCGCCGGGCCTGCCGGTGGCTCGCCCCGGCGACGATGATGGTGGCCATCGGCGTACTGATCGCCGGGCCGCCGGGCGCGCCGCGATGCCGGGACTGGTCCCTGGGGGCGGCATCGGCGGCCGTGACGCTGGCCGGCGCCGCCCTGCCGTTGGGGCGCCGGAGCCGATGGCCGTTCCGGGCGGCGATCGTCGGCAGCGGCATGGCTGTCGCTCTGCTGCTCCTGCGCGGCGCGGACATGGCCTGA
- a CDS encoding 3-oxoacyl-[acyl-carrier-protein] synthase III C-terminal domain-containing protein yields MRVPVVVQDVPAPSPEPYRPSPPVTTTIVAVRTALPAHRYAQDDLTEAIGDLCLAPEADRALLRRLHASAGVRTRHLALPIERYAGLSDFGRSNDAWMTAGLALGEEALTAALGDAGIEPADIDLLVCTSITGIAAPSLDARLAGRLGLRPDVKRVPVFGLGCVAGAAGLARVHDYLRGHPGGTAVLLSVELCSLTLQRHDDSGANLVAGALFGDGVAALIAQAGSAAAPAGAGPSVIATRSHLYPGTEHLLGWDIGADGFRVVIDAGVPDIVRGHFGTHVRAFLAEHGLAVADIGAWVCHPGGPAVLSAVADSLGLPGDALEVSRHCLATVGNMSSASVLHILETIHACRRPEPGTWGLVAAMGPGFCSELVLIRW; encoded by the coding sequence ATGCGTGTCCCTGTCGTTGTCCAGGACGTCCCCGCTCCGTCCCCCGAGCCGTACCGTCCCTCCCCGCCCGTCACGACGACGATCGTCGCGGTCCGCACGGCCCTGCCTGCCCACCGGTACGCCCAGGACGACCTCACCGAGGCGATCGGCGACCTCTGCCTGGCCCCCGAGGCCGACCGTGCCCTGCTGCGCCGTCTGCACGCGTCGGCAGGCGTACGCACGCGTCACCTCGCCCTGCCCATCGAGCGGTACGCCGGCCTGAGCGACTTCGGACGGAGCAACGACGCGTGGATGACGGCCGGACTCGCGCTCGGCGAGGAAGCGCTCACCGCCGCACTGGGAGACGCCGGAATCGAACCGGCCGACATCGACCTGCTGGTGTGCACGTCCATCACCGGGATCGCCGCGCCCTCGCTGGACGCCCGGCTGGCAGGCAGGCTCGGACTTCGCCCCGACGTCAAGCGCGTTCCCGTATTCGGCCTGGGATGCGTGGCCGGGGCCGCCGGACTCGCCCGGGTGCACGACTACCTGCGCGGGCATCCCGGAGGCACCGCCGTGCTGCTCAGCGTCGAACTGTGCTCCTTGACGCTCCAGCGCCACGACGACTCCGGCGCGAACCTCGTGGCGGGCGCCCTGTTCGGGGACGGCGTCGCCGCGCTGATCGCACAGGCGGGCTCCGCCGCCGCGCCGGCCGGAGCCGGGCCCTCGGTGATCGCCACCCGCAGCCACCTGTACCCGGGCACCGAACACCTCCTCGGATGGGACATCGGCGCGGACGGCTTCCGGGTCGTCATCGACGCGGGCGTCCCGGACATCGTGCGCGGCCACTTCGGCACCCACGTGCGCGCCTTCCTCGCCGAACACGGCCTCGCCGTCGCCGACATCGGCGCGTGGGTGTGCCATCCGGGCGGCCCCGCGGTGCTCTCAGCCGTGGCCGACTCGCTCGGACTGCCCGGGGACGCCCTTGAGGTGTCCCGGCACTGCCTGGCGACGGTGGGCAACATGTCGTCCGCGTCCGTCCTGCACATCCTGGAGACCATCCACGCGTGCCGGAGGCCAGAGCCCGGCACCTGGGGCCTGGTCGCGGCGATGGGCCCCGGGTTCTGCTCCGAACTAGTCCTGATCCGATGGTGA
- a CDS encoding isoprenylcysteine carboxylmethyltransferase family protein: MHWYALLVLAVAAERLAELAVARRNAARAFARAGVEHGRGHYPVMVVLHTGLLVSCLAETALADRPFRPALGGPMLVLVLLAQALRWWCVTTLGPYWNTRVIVAPGTRLVGAGPYRFLHHPNYVAVVVEIIALPLVHSAWLTAAVFTAANAMLLRVRIRCENTALATAVRA, encoded by the coding sequence ATGCACTGGTACGCACTTCTCGTTCTCGCCGTCGCCGCCGAGCGGTTGGCCGAACTCGCCGTCGCGCGGCGCAACGCGGCCCGGGCCTTCGCCCGCGCCGGCGTGGAACACGGGCGCGGTCACTATCCGGTGATGGTCGTCCTGCACACCGGTCTGCTTGTTTCCTGTCTGGCCGAAACCGCGCTCGCCGACCGGCCGTTCCGGCCCGCGCTTGGCGGTCCCATGCTGGTCCTGGTCCTGCTGGCGCAAGCGCTGCGATGGTGGTGCGTCACCACACTCGGGCCGTACTGGAACACGCGGGTCATCGTCGCCCCCGGAACGCGCCTGGTGGGCGCGGGACCGTACAGATTCCTCCACCACCCCAACTACGTGGCCGTCGTCGTGGAGATCATCGCCCTGCCCCTTGTGCACAGCGCCTGGCTGACCGCCGCGGTGTTCACCGCGGCCAACGCGATGCTGCTCCGGGTGCGCATCCGCTGCGAGAACACCGCTCTCGCCACGGCCGTGCGCGCATGA
- a CDS encoding NAD(P)/FAD-dependent oxidoreductase translates to MKAPHDLIVAGGGPAGLATALYAARGGLDVVVAEPRRAPVDKACGEGLMPGAVRALRALGLEVPGRTIGGIRYVQGPLRAEAGFWQGSGLGARRTELHAALHRAVLDEGVPVLPLRVSEVRQDSASVTVPGTGLRARWLAAADGLHSPVRRHLGLEVTSTTAPRYGLRRHYAVAPWSSYVEVHWGPFGEAYVTPLGPALVGVALLTARRAPYDDQLATFSELASRLPETAAVTSVRGAGPLRQRPRNRCHGRVLFVGDAAGYVDALTGEGVSLALAGADALIRNIRRGTPQRYEGDWRRVTRRHRLLTELLVRTRQRPALAPLIVPAATRWPRLFAAAVNALA, encoded by the coding sequence ATGAAGGCCCCCCACGACCTCATCGTGGCCGGAGGTGGTCCCGCGGGGCTCGCGACCGCGTTGTACGCCGCACGCGGGGGCCTCGACGTGGTCGTGGCCGAGCCCCGCCGGGCGCCGGTCGACAAGGCGTGCGGGGAAGGTCTGATGCCCGGTGCCGTACGAGCTCTGCGTGCGCTCGGTCTGGAGGTCCCCGGCCGGACGATCGGTGGAATCCGTTATGTGCAGGGGCCTTTGCGGGCCGAGGCGGGCTTTTGGCAGGGCTCTGGCCTCGGCGCCCGCCGCACCGAACTGCACGCGGCTCTGCACCGGGCCGTGCTCGACGAGGGTGTCCCCGTACTGCCCCTGCGCGTCAGCGAGGTGCGACAGGACAGCGCGAGTGTCACCGTCCCCGGCACCGGCTTGCGCGCCAGGTGGCTGGCGGCGGCGGACGGGCTTCACTCACCGGTGCGCCGTCATTTGGGCCTGGAGGTGACGAGCACAACGGCACCCCGCTACGGGCTGCGCCGCCATTACGCTGTCGCGCCGTGGTCGTCGTACGTGGAGGTGCACTGGGGACCGTTCGGGGAGGCGTACGTCACTCCGCTCGGCCCGGCGCTGGTGGGAGTGGCGCTTCTGACGGCCCGGCGGGCGCCCTACGACGACCAGCTCGCGACCTTTTCCGAGCTGGCGTCCCGACTTCCCGAGACGGCGGCCGTCACCTCGGTACGGGGCGCGGGACCGCTGCGCCAGCGGCCCCGAAACCGCTGCCACGGACGGGTGTTGTTCGTCGGTGACGCGGCTGGGTACGTCGACGCGCTGACCGGTGAAGGGGTCTCCCTCGCCCTCGCGGGCGCCGACGCCCTGATCCGTAACATCCGGCGCGGCACCCCACAGCGTTACGAGGGCGACTGGAGACGGGTGACCCGGCGCCACCGCCTCCTGACAGAACTGCTGGTACGAACCCGGCAGCGTCCCGCGCTCGCACCGCTCATCGTGCCGGCCGCCACCCGTTGGCCCCGCCTTTTCGCGGCCGCCGTGAACGCGTTGGCCTGA
- a CDS encoding L-threonylcarbamoyladenylate synthase, producing the protein MARVTANTIDIEKAAGVLRAGGLVALPTETVYGLGANAEDPAAVARIFQVKGRPPSHPLIVHIGGAEQLDGWVQDVPRAARLLAEHFWPGPLTLVLRRGPRVPLEATGGLETVAVRVPGHPVALALLAAFGGGVTAPSANRFGQVSPTTAEDVRAELGDAVDFVLDGGPCEVGVESTIVDVTGEVPSILRPGGVTREDLEAVLGAPLAVPATSPVRVPGQHPSHYAPRARVVLVEPDQVVAEAELARERGHHVGVFLPPAFPGATVEAHAVVRVPASMPAYARGLYGFLRRLDEQGCDLIVASLPVEEGLGLAIANRLRRAAGPRPTV; encoded by the coding sequence ATGGCGAGGGTGACGGCAAACACCATTGACATCGAGAAGGCGGCCGGTGTGCTGCGCGCCGGCGGGCTGGTGGCGCTCCCGACGGAAACCGTTTACGGGCTGGGCGCCAACGCCGAGGATCCCGCTGCCGTGGCGCGGATCTTCCAGGTCAAGGGGCGTCCGCCCTCCCACCCGCTGATCGTCCACATCGGCGGCGCGGAGCAGCTGGACGGCTGGGTCCAGGACGTGCCACGGGCGGCGCGCCTGCTGGCCGAGCACTTCTGGCCGGGGCCCTTGACGCTGGTCCTGCGGCGCGGTCCCCGGGTGCCCCTCGAAGCGACCGGCGGTCTGGAGACGGTGGCCGTGCGCGTGCCCGGCCACCCCGTCGCGCTCGCGCTGCTGGCGGCCTTCGGCGGCGGCGTCACGGCTCCGTCCGCCAACCGCTTCGGCCAGGTCAGTCCCACCACCGCCGAGGACGTGCGTGCCGAGCTGGGTGACGCCGTCGACTTCGTGCTGGACGGCGGGCCCTGCGAGGTGGGCGTCGAGTCGACCATCGTCGACGTCACGGGCGAGGTCCCGAGCATCCTGCGGCCCGGCGGAGTGACGCGTGAGGACCTGGAAGCGGTGCTGGGAGCCCCGCTCGCCGTCCCCGCGACGAGCCCTGTCCGGGTGCCGGGCCAGCATCCCTCGCACTACGCGCCGCGTGCGCGGGTCGTCCTCGTCGAACCCGACCAGGTGGTCGCCGAAGCGGAGCTGGCACGAGAGCGGGGGCACCACGTGGGCGTCTTCCTTCCCCCCGCCTTCCCCGGTGCCACGGTGGAGGCGCACGCCGTGGTGCGGGTCCCCGCCTCGATGCCCGCCTACGCGCGTGGGCTGTACGGGTTCCTGCGCCGGCTCGACGAGCAGGGGTGCGACCTCATCGTCGCCTCCTTGCCGGTGGAGGAGGGGCTGGGTCTCGCGATCGCCAACAGGCTCCGGCGCGCCGCAGGGCCCCGGCCCACCGTGTGA